From Mobula hypostoma chromosome 8, sMobHyp1.1, whole genome shotgun sequence, the proteins below share one genomic window:
- the LOC134350275 gene encoding coiled-coil domain-containing protein R3HCC1L-like isoform X1 translates to MRLQSLDGNESHVNMPWKSNDEETVILGPLHDGASRYHNFAAGNSRSRNKPDKARHAHCQNRVEKRRDVRFNYKRDGRYRKPDSSGSKEGGDPRRGKEEKVELSGQAFEDANRKMIATEEGRKCTVSNQQYEADNRTDPPTEDTAIGPMLNDNDEPKGKQGTDSKAEATQSFHEKRAENDFPRLENAVGLLEDAKDSDKPQTSMHTVKTSEAIGPSLRVDSNLQCEDNTALNCDQSETTVDACSVESKHMEDILEKQETSSNIDNVTQLLKSGDFKAEEEAVVGVKTEDVGEHSRSPNEDLLKELSSCLGESSISIEQPQSDYSTYLSGESQTYDVDFGHIIEIYDFPPHVKTEDIQEAFANFRDKGFRVKWVDSSHALGIFSSPDSASEALSISHEQFKMLPLSQATKQSKLKVSRCSEFLQPVKERAQVNTAIAKRLVSRALGFQTTERRRRPDPKSKKLKENRVQLHKAEDDANNILQNSGAEQT, encoded by the exons ATGAG ATTACAGTCTCTGGATGGGAATGAGAGCCATGTGAATATGCCATGGAAGAGCAATGATGAGGAAACGGTAATACTTGGACCTCTCCATGATGGAGCTTCAAGATACCACAACTTTGCTGCTGGCAACAGCAGATCCAGGAATAAGCCTGACAAAGCCAGGCATGCTCATTGCCAAAACAGAGTGGAGAAAAGAAGAGATGTCAGATTCAATTATAAAAGGGATGGTAGATACAGGAAGCCTGACAGCAGCGGGAGTAAGGAAGGAGGAGACCCAAGAAGAGGCAAGGAGGAGAAGGTCGAACTGTCTGGACAGGCTTTTGAAGATGCCAATAGAAAAATGATTGCTACAGAAGAAGGGAGGAAATGCACAGTTTCAAATCAGCAGTACGAAGCTGACAATAGAACAGATCCACCCACTGAAGACACGGCAATTGGTCCAATGTTGAATGATAATGATGAGCCAAAGGGAAAGCAAGGTACCGATTCCAAAGCTGAAGCAACTCAATCCTTTCATGAGAAAAGAGCAGAGAATGATTTCCCAAGATTGGAGAACGCTGTAGGTTTGTTGGAGGACGCCAAGGATTCAGATAAACCTCAGACATCAATGCATACTGTAAAGACATCAGAAGCCATAGGTCCCAGCTTACGAGTGGACTCTAATCTTCAGTGTGAAGACAATACAGCCTTAAATTGTGACCAGTCTGAGACAACTGTAGATGCTTGTTCTGTAGAGAGCAAGCACATGGAAGACATACTGGAGAAACAGGAGACAAGTAGCAACATTGACAATGTGACTCAATTACTAAAGTCTGGTGATTTCAAGGCAGAGGAAGAGGCTGTAGTTGGAGTGAAGACTGAGGATGTTGGGGAACATTCTCGAAGTCCCAATGAAGATTTGCTTAAAGAG CTTTCATCCTGCCTGGGGGAAAGCAGCATCAGCATTGAACAGCCTCAGTCTGACTATTCCACTTACCTCTCAGGGGAATCACAGACATACGATGTCGACTTTGGGCACATCATTGAAATCTATGACTTTCCTCCACATGTGAAAACGGAAGACATTCAGGAGGCTTTCGCAAACTTTCG tgATAAAGGCTTCAGAGTAAAATGGGTGGACAGTTCGCATGCCTTGGGAATATTTTCAAGTCCAGATTCAG CCTCTGAAGCCCTGTCCATCAGCCACGAGCAGTTCAAAATGCTGCCTTTGTCCCAAGCAACAAAACAATCAAAATTAAAGGTTTCCAGATGTTCAG AATTCTTGCAGCCAGTGAAAGAGAGGGCACAGGTCAATACTGCCATTGCCAAAAGGCTGGTCAGCAGGGCTCTCGGCTTCCAAACCACTGAACGCAGAAGGCGGCCAGATCCCAAGTCCAAGAAACTGAAGGAAAATAGAG TTCAACTGCACAAAGCTGAAGATGACGCTAACAACATACTG CAGAATTCTGGTGCTGAGCAAACCTGA
- the LOC134350275 gene encoding coiled-coil domain-containing protein R3HCC1L-like isoform X2 has protein sequence MRLQSLDGNESHVNMPWKSNDEETVILGPLHDGASRYHNFAAGNSRSRNKPDKARHAHCQNRVEKRRDVRFNYKRDGRYRKPDSSGSKEGGDPRRGKEEKVELSGQAFEDANRKMIATEEGRKCTVSNQQYEADNRTDPPTEDTAIGPMLNDNDEPKGKQGTDSKAEATQSFHEKRAENDFPRLENAVGLLEDAKDSDKPQTSMHTVKTSEAIGPSLRVDSNLQCEDNTALNCDQSETTVDACSVESKHMEDILEKQETSSNIDNVTQLLKSGDFKAEEEAVVGVKTEDVGEHSRSPNEDLLKELSSCLGESSISIEQPQSDYSTYLSGESQTYDVDFGHIIEIYDFPPHVKTEDIQEAFANFRDKGFRVKWVDSSHALGIFSSPDSASEALSISHEQFKMLPLSQATKQSKLKVSRCSEFLQPVKERAQVNTAIAKRLVSRALGFQTTERRRRPDPKSKKLKENRVQLHKAEDDANNILNSGAEQT, from the exons ATGAG ATTACAGTCTCTGGATGGGAATGAGAGCCATGTGAATATGCCATGGAAGAGCAATGATGAGGAAACGGTAATACTTGGACCTCTCCATGATGGAGCTTCAAGATACCACAACTTTGCTGCTGGCAACAGCAGATCCAGGAATAAGCCTGACAAAGCCAGGCATGCTCATTGCCAAAACAGAGTGGAGAAAAGAAGAGATGTCAGATTCAATTATAAAAGGGATGGTAGATACAGGAAGCCTGACAGCAGCGGGAGTAAGGAAGGAGGAGACCCAAGAAGAGGCAAGGAGGAGAAGGTCGAACTGTCTGGACAGGCTTTTGAAGATGCCAATAGAAAAATGATTGCTACAGAAGAAGGGAGGAAATGCACAGTTTCAAATCAGCAGTACGAAGCTGACAATAGAACAGATCCACCCACTGAAGACACGGCAATTGGTCCAATGTTGAATGATAATGATGAGCCAAAGGGAAAGCAAGGTACCGATTCCAAAGCTGAAGCAACTCAATCCTTTCATGAGAAAAGAGCAGAGAATGATTTCCCAAGATTGGAGAACGCTGTAGGTTTGTTGGAGGACGCCAAGGATTCAGATAAACCTCAGACATCAATGCATACTGTAAAGACATCAGAAGCCATAGGTCCCAGCTTACGAGTGGACTCTAATCTTCAGTGTGAAGACAATACAGCCTTAAATTGTGACCAGTCTGAGACAACTGTAGATGCTTGTTCTGTAGAGAGCAAGCACATGGAAGACATACTGGAGAAACAGGAGACAAGTAGCAACATTGACAATGTGACTCAATTACTAAAGTCTGGTGATTTCAAGGCAGAGGAAGAGGCTGTAGTTGGAGTGAAGACTGAGGATGTTGGGGAACATTCTCGAAGTCCCAATGAAGATTTGCTTAAAGAG CTTTCATCCTGCCTGGGGGAAAGCAGCATCAGCATTGAACAGCCTCAGTCTGACTATTCCACTTACCTCTCAGGGGAATCACAGACATACGATGTCGACTTTGGGCACATCATTGAAATCTATGACTTTCCTCCACATGTGAAAACGGAAGACATTCAGGAGGCTTTCGCAAACTTTCG tgATAAAGGCTTCAGAGTAAAATGGGTGGACAGTTCGCATGCCTTGGGAATATTTTCAAGTCCAGATTCAG CCTCTGAAGCCCTGTCCATCAGCCACGAGCAGTTCAAAATGCTGCCTTTGTCCCAAGCAACAAAACAATCAAAATTAAAGGTTTCCAGATGTTCAG AATTCTTGCAGCCAGTGAAAGAGAGGGCACAGGTCAATACTGCCATTGCCAAAAGGCTGGTCAGCAGGGCTCTCGGCTTCCAAACCACTGAACGCAGAAGGCGGCCAGATCCCAAGTCCAAGAAACTGAAGGAAAATAGAG TTCAACTGCACAAAGCTGAAGATGACGCTAACAACATACTG AATTCTGGTGCTGAGCAAACCTGA